The following proteins are encoded in a genomic region of Bradyrhizobium sp. SK17:
- a CDS encoding caspase family protein: MNRRAFVSGLAIAAALTSFAPATAAADGKRVALVIGNGAYRSVPALTNPPNDAGDVAAALQRLGFAVSLIRNGGFDDMRRGLIAFGREAAGADMAAVYFAGHGMEINGDNWLIPVDAELKRDTDAANEAINLQSVMLQVSSTTSLGLVILDACRNNPFAAKMNRSLAMRAAPSNGLGRIEPVGNVLVAYAARDGTTALDGDGRNSPFAAALLHNIEAPGVEVTFMFRNVRDDVMEATRNEQQPFVYGSLSRKAIYLAGEPAVGATATTQANAAPAAAPVLPPPAPPAGAIDPALVGTWEIMVASGRGQSRWIWQILADGTYRFHAEPFRSARSHEGTVTFANGRWTLHALRGLRNYSDAGSYEVHDATAVITGKLGTGYWKRSVE; encoded by the coding sequence ATGAACCGCCGCGCCTTCGTCTCGGGACTGGCCATCGCCGCAGCGCTCACGAGCTTTGCCCCGGCGACGGCGGCGGCCGACGGCAAGCGGGTGGCGCTGGTGATCGGCAACGGCGCCTACAGGAGCGTGCCGGCGCTGACCAATCCGCCGAACGACGCCGGCGATGTCGCCGCCGCGCTGCAACGTCTTGGCTTCGCCGTCAGCCTGATCCGGAACGGCGGCTTCGACGACATGCGGCGCGGGCTGATCGCATTCGGCCGCGAGGCCGCGGGCGCTGACATGGCGGCGGTGTACTTCGCCGGCCACGGCATGGAGATCAATGGCGACAACTGGCTGATCCCGGTCGATGCCGAGCTGAAACGGGATACCGATGCCGCCAACGAGGCCATCAACCTGCAAAGCGTCATGCTGCAAGTCTCCAGCACCACGAGTCTCGGCCTCGTCATCCTCGATGCCTGCCGCAACAATCCGTTCGCCGCGAAGATGAACCGTTCGCTGGCCATGCGCGCCGCCCCCAGCAACGGGCTCGGCCGGATCGAGCCGGTCGGCAACGTGCTGGTGGCCTATGCCGCGCGCGACGGCACCACCGCGCTCGACGGCGACGGCCGCAACAGCCCGTTCGCCGCGGCGCTGTTGCACAACATCGAGGCGCCAGGCGTCGAGGTCACCTTCATGTTCCGCAACGTCCGCGACGACGTGATGGAGGCGACACGCAACGAGCAGCAGCCGTTCGTCTACGGCTCGCTGTCGCGCAAGGCGATCTATCTGGCTGGAGAGCCGGCGGTCGGCGCAACCGCCACGACGCAAGCGAACGCCGCACCGGCGGCGGCTCCTGTATTGCCGCCGCCCGCACCCCCGGCCGGCGCCATCGATCCCGCGCTGGTCGGCACCTGGGAGATCATGGTGGCGAGCGGCCGCGGCCAGTCGCGCTGGATCTGGCAGATCCTGGCCGACGGCACCTACAGATTCCACGCCGAGCCGTTCCGCTCGGCGCGATCGCATGAAGGCACGGTCACCTTCGCCAACGGCCGCTGGACCCTGCACGCGCTGAGGGGATTGCGCAATTACAGCGACGCCGGCTCCTACGAAGTCCATGACGCGACCGCCGTGATCACCGGCAAGCTCGGGACTGGGTATTGGAAGCGGAGCGTGGAGTGA
- a CDS encoding serine hydrolase domain-containing protein produces the protein MVAAAAATSLAFNIARAAPPLPEAAAHQVGFSDQGLARLDDFFAREIAAKRVPGAVVAIARDGRLVHYKAYGQLDPVKGTPMPIDAVFALASMTKPMAAVAGLTLMEQGKLPLQAPVAEYYPAFADMKVGVQQADGSLTMEPQARPIFIHDLYRHTSGLMYGGRPDSSSALARLYPDGTAPAIEGDTQAFIDRITQLPLVHQPGTEFEYGFSIDVLGAVVEKVSGQRLGDYLKANVWTPLGMTDATFHPTDAQRPRLARPFASDPLTGKPQSIKLLDTPTRFDCGGACSFATVGDYLRFGQMLLNGGELDGKRILGPKTVHHMTSNHLGPEIKNNVAAVEPHRAGFGFGLAVAVRTSEGLSSVPGNPGEFTWNGAYGTQFFCDPKERLVVVVGTAAPGELRKYYRENVQDIVYGAMVK, from the coding sequence ATGGTCGCGGCTGCGGCCGCCACAAGCCTTGCCTTCAACATCGCTCGCGCCGCGCCGCCGCTCCCGGAAGCCGCCGCGCACCAGGTCGGCTTCTCGGACCAGGGGCTGGCGCGGCTCGACGACTTCTTTGCCCGCGAGATCGCGGCCAAGCGGGTCCCCGGCGCCGTGGTGGCGATCGCCCGCGACGGCAGGCTGGTGCATTACAAGGCCTATGGCCAGCTCGATCCGGTCAAGGGCACGCCGATGCCGATCGATGCGGTCTTCGCGCTCGCCTCGATGACCAAGCCGATGGCGGCGGTCGCCGGTCTCACGCTGATGGAGCAGGGCAAGTTGCCGTTGCAGGCGCCGGTCGCCGAATATTATCCGGCGTTCGCCGACATGAAGGTCGGCGTGCAGCAGGCCGACGGTTCGCTGACCATGGAGCCGCAGGCGCGCCCGATCTTCATCCACGATCTCTATCGTCACACCTCAGGCCTGATGTATGGCGGCCGGCCCGACAGTTCGAGCGCGCTGGCGCGGCTCTATCCCGACGGCACGGCGCCGGCCATCGAGGGTGATACCCAGGCCTTCATCGATCGCATCACCCAGTTGCCCCTGGTGCATCAGCCCGGCACCGAGTTCGAATATGGCTTCTCGATCGACGTGCTCGGCGCCGTGGTCGAGAAGGTGTCCGGCCAGCGGCTCGGCGACTATCTCAAGGCCAATGTCTGGACGCCGCTCGGCATGACGGACGCGACCTTCCATCCGACCGATGCCCAGCGCCCGCGGCTGGCGCGCCCGTTCGCCAGCGACCCGCTCACCGGCAAGCCGCAATCGATCAAGCTGCTGGATACACCGACCAGGTTCGACTGCGGCGGCGCCTGCTCGTTCGCCACCGTCGGCGACTATCTCCGCTTCGGCCAGATGCTGCTCAACGGCGGCGAGCTCGACGGCAAGCGTATCCTCGGTCCCAAGACCGTGCATCACATGACGTCGAACCATCTCGGGCCCGAGATCAAGAACAACGTCGCCGCGGTCGAGCCGCATCGCGCCGGCTTCGGCTTCGGGCTGGCGGTCGCAGTGCGGACCAGCGAAGGCCTGTCGTCGGTGCCGGGCAATCCCGGCGAGTTCACCTGGAACGGCGCCTATGGCACGCAGTTCTTCTGCGATCCGAAGGAGCGCCTCGTCGTGGTGGTGGGAACCGCGGCACCGGGCGAGCTGCGCAAATATTATCGCGAGAACGTACAGGACATCGTCTACGGCGCGATGGTGAAGTAA